From the genome of Roseivivax sp. THAF197b:
TCGCCGAACTCCTCCTCGATATGAGCGGGGTCCGTGGCCTCGCGCAGCTCCTGCGCTTCCTCGACGATCTTGTCGATCACCTGATCCGTCTCGGGCCAGTCGAAGCCCACGCGAGCCGCGCGGTTCTGCAGCTTCACCGCGCGGGTCAGGGCGGGCAGGCCCTTCGCGACGCCGTCAAGCACGCCCGTCTCGGCCCGGCCCGCGCGTTCGGCGGCCTTCACCGCCTCCCAGTCGCGGGTCTGCTGCTCTGCGCTTTTCGCGTTCGATTCGTCGCCGAAGACATGCGGGTGCCGGGCGACCATCTTGTCGGCGATGGCATTGGCCACGTCGTGAAAGTCGAACATGCCCCGGTCGGCGGCGATCTGGGCGTGAAAGACAGACTGGAACAGAAGATCACCGAGCTCGCCCTTCAGCTCGTCCCAGGCCTCGCGTTCGATGGCGTCGGCGACCTCGAAGGCCTCCTCGATCGTGTAGGGGGCGATGGTGGCGAAGGTCTGCTCCACATCCCAGGGACAGCCGCGCTCGGGATCGCGCAGGGCGGCCATGATCGCCAGAAGCCGTGGCATCCCGCCTTGCGGATCGTGGATCAGCGCGTCATCCATGGTGCAGTCCCCGTCAGTTCCTGTCCGAGGGATGGCCCAAGCCCTTCGAGGAGTCCAGTCTATGCCGCCCGTGAACCGTATCGCCGAATTCGCCCCCGAGATGACAGCCTGGCGGCGGCATCTGCATGCCCATCCCGAGCTGGGTCTCGATTGTCACGAGACCGCGGCCTTCGTGGCCGCACGGCTTCGGGAATTCGGCGTGGACGAGGTGCATGAGGGCATCGCGCGGACGGGCGTGGTCGCGATCATCGAGGGGCAGGGTCCGGGGCCGGTGACGGGCTTGCGCGCGGATATGGATGCGCTGCCCATGACCGAAGAGACGGGGGCGGAGCATGCCTC
Proteins encoded in this window:
- the mazG gene encoding nucleoside triphosphate pyrophosphohydrolase produces the protein MDDALIHDPQGGMPRLLAIMAALRDPERGCPWDVEQTFATIAPYTIEEAFEVADAIEREAWDELKGELGDLLFQSVFHAQIAADRGMFDFHDVANAIADKMVARHPHVFGDESNAKSAEQQTRDWEAVKAAERAGRAETGVLDGVAKGLPALTRAVKLQNRAARVGFDWPETDQVIDKIVEEAQELREATDPAHIEEEFGDLLFVIANLARHMKIDPEAALRSANQKFIRRFGAVEAELKTRGKRPEDSDLAEMDALWDAAKAREKAQG